The Fodinibius saliphilus genome has a segment encoding these proteins:
- a CDS encoding FkbM family methyltransferase, whose translation MKKQIKQAQKYLEWEQPKQAIAELRPVLRKNRACPWVAHHLMGVALSQSRSYKSSIKHLENAIEKGSEAPETYHMLSVNCFHLGQFDEAEQYEREALNRNPELLKGWMNLGSIYRAQAKLEDALECYTKANKLDPKNSGVAFRIGEIYRDQGDLEQALKLFDITLQLDEGHKRAILEKAEINKKKGRYEEAEKYIKEAKERHGSQLPILVTEAELYKSKGDYDQAVELYEVLLDQQPGHGIIRVNYALCLQELSQFDESEKNYRRAIKDLPGNQGAISNYLMGLHYNPNNSREHIYKEHVRLVKDFMPKEAPTRPLPSNKSKDKRLKVGFVSGGFRQHPVGWMIAGALEQLPDDVFEIYCYTTNNKFDFVTQRIHKNIDEWRSIVGYDPGVVEGLLRDDELDILVDLSGHAADNCLDVMANEPAPIMVKWVGGLFNTTGLPAFDYLISDWYETPEGEEEFYTEKLVRLPDDYISYTPPSYAPDVNPLPAQKNGYITFGCFNNPTKVNDGLLAQWAKIMNEVPDSRLLLKSNQYDTPSVKEHIRGVLEEQGISGDRVLFKGHSPHDEHLEAYSEVDIALDPWPYSGGLTTCEAIYMGVPVITLPGPTFAGRHSMTHLLNIGLSDWVVDSWDEYTEKVVELATDLPALAEIRKSLRDKISNSPVCDGKRFGAHLAVAFREMWKQWLSGQDENIEEWQDHIAVDELTDEQLSQWTDGPSVTPLISVDGQDDSDGIDYQEEVETIAPKENGQAAKNTTVPDKIEGVTKEFAKNGTAQKNGRQTQDFCIETKDGVSICVPPTFDLLTTYVLLEQQEWFENELNFVSDFLQPGMTVIDAGAAFGVYALPMAEKVGSKGAVYAFEPGDKARAHLDKSKQVNGYDQLKVIERGLADETGVAKLEQAESPEFNTLDKTGEGISVTTLDAWWDFEGRPKVDLLKVDVNGMETELLEGADTMLSETSPVVIISVGENENTLSAINQKFESEGYKLYEYIPSPGVLVDFEPEAGIDPYVMNLVAVKENREEELANGGLIFNADIEIETAEQVTWEELLCGMKWADEQVADWKVNTTVGEHSKYVKALNLICTAEQLEELETSSRSLKAKMLLTAAKQLITIFNNGKAGIATALTYVRLMNGLGKRHQAVEMIKELMQTLNSGNEITVELPFLPPLPQQDSTSIQTDFAKWLTVRIVEAWAVLKDPTTFMSGGNKMLSVLEGNPEVTEWFSCRLDLLALKKGDALTNNQKERFKNSFGINVEVLLDNVTKQSDETDSLVVKEQQPRDNKDNQGKLIPEEFWQAPLSNKKGKWAIDIAAQIDGGEFARHIDAIVEECQAKIDQDGTNSMAFFLMVKALLASDSDLSEPIDEALRAHLEKRSWEHKKALYAYFYDSVEINSKVISPELSVIVVSNNGNDEVIKNLEEIDRQSDKQTEVIFVNNGLEKEKAAAIADYVDLVIHLKQNAGACMARNFGALFSKGDLFMFVDDDGIPEEGMLQAHKDIHADHDLYVARGVYQPKTKGSEIPCHYYLGPDAKSAVCFLEGNTSFSPAAFFDVGGWNDSLLVYHEGMELSYRYAQKGYEKEKLIYFPDAVLRHDYIKSPKSQDRKGKLLSVSKKLIDGMYPNIDSVIHNWPEVSMETYDSKLKKEDKPKYRNLEKVIYLAPGNSDMAYGLHNKRASMLAGETRKEGISADILYLTDQDFLKRIVEVSEKDGYAVHAGTMGYPSWVEIDRVQSANLFDLLDIKVFATLGDHLFADFMWQRLKKMGSKTIFYAQEQSMLNELEVLGPGGNESFLMDYFPAITEIDEKKAGMRMEDREIDILVPWSLNGNYANTQMVKQALSKIGGNFALVGKLLLKKMKGVYDVSVLSVFQECYEEVVGSKHSFKKGKTQADYQWMKVLHTVDQHVRHWRRFEILKQLAGLPNQYSICITADQDQVKGYKKIYNNKNITWQGRVTTQHLDRLYSISKVVLNSNPTYPDYLHGRVKNSMKWGCCLITDQIPGLSKRFNHGEHLLFLDDKTDLATLIKENSKALQDIADQGKKIMDSTYTMDDFSKALLKEMDQRI comes from the coding sequence GTGAAAAAACAGATTAAGCAAGCCCAAAAATATTTAGAATGGGAGCAGCCTAAGCAGGCCATAGCTGAATTGCGACCTGTGTTAAGAAAAAACCGGGCATGTCCGTGGGTGGCTCACCACTTGATGGGGGTAGCATTATCCCAAAGCCGTAGCTACAAATCTTCTATCAAGCATTTGGAAAATGCGATAGAAAAAGGATCAGAGGCTCCTGAGACTTATCATATGCTTTCAGTGAACTGTTTTCATTTGGGGCAATTTGATGAGGCTGAACAGTACGAACGCGAAGCTTTGAATAGAAACCCGGAGTTGCTGAAGGGGTGGATGAACTTAGGATCTATCTACCGAGCACAGGCTAAGCTTGAAGATGCATTAGAGTGTTATACAAAGGCTAACAAACTAGATCCCAAAAACTCGGGTGTTGCTTTTCGTATCGGGGAAATATATCGAGATCAGGGAGATCTTGAGCAGGCCTTAAAGCTATTTGATATTACCCTCCAGTTAGATGAAGGACATAAAAGAGCTATTCTTGAGAAAGCAGAAATTAACAAAAAAAAGGGCCGCTATGAAGAGGCCGAGAAATATATAAAGGAAGCTAAGGAAAGACACGGTAGTCAACTTCCTATTTTGGTAACAGAAGCAGAGCTTTATAAATCCAAAGGAGACTATGATCAAGCAGTTGAGCTTTATGAGGTACTGCTAGATCAGCAGCCGGGCCATGGAATCATAAGGGTGAACTATGCTCTTTGCCTGCAAGAGTTGAGCCAGTTTGATGAGTCAGAAAAAAATTACCGCCGCGCAATTAAAGATTTGCCAGGTAACCAAGGAGCTATTTCCAACTATCTGATGGGGCTGCATTATAATCCTAATAACAGCAGAGAGCATATCTATAAAGAGCATGTACGCCTTGTAAAAGATTTTATGCCGAAAGAGGCGCCTACGCGTCCTTTGCCATCTAATAAATCAAAAGATAAGCGCCTTAAAGTGGGCTTTGTTTCCGGTGGTTTTCGTCAGCACCCTGTAGGTTGGATGATTGCCGGTGCATTAGAGCAATTGCCCGATGATGTTTTTGAGATCTATTGTTATACCACAAATAATAAGTTTGACTTTGTTACTCAGCGTATCCATAAAAATATTGACGAGTGGCGTTCAATTGTTGGGTATGATCCCGGTGTTGTTGAAGGTCTGCTCCGTGATGATGAGCTGGATATTTTAGTTGATCTTTCAGGGCATGCAGCAGATAATTGCCTGGATGTAATGGCTAATGAACCTGCCCCCATTATGGTTAAGTGGGTGGGGGGACTATTTAATACCACAGGGCTGCCTGCATTCGATTACCTTATTAGTGATTGGTATGAGACCCCGGAAGGAGAAGAAGAGTTTTATACCGAGAAGTTGGTCCGTTTGCCAGATGACTATATTAGTTATACGCCCCCTTCGTATGCACCAGATGTGAATCCATTGCCTGCCCAAAAGAATGGGTATATAACTTTTGGCTGCTTTAATAACCCCACTAAAGTTAATGATGGATTATTAGCGCAATGGGCAAAAATTATGAATGAGGTCCCCGATAGCAGATTGTTGTTAAAGAGCAATCAGTATGATACGCCCTCTGTGAAGGAGCATATTAGAGGAGTGTTAGAAGAGCAGGGTATATCAGGGGATCGTGTGCTTTTTAAAGGTCATAGCCCGCATGATGAGCATCTGGAAGCATATAGCGAGGTTGATATTGCCCTTGACCCGTGGCCCTATTCGGGTGGGCTAACCACTTGTGAAGCCATTTATATGGGAGTGCCCGTGATTACTTTGCCGGGCCCTACCTTTGCCGGACGACACTCAATGACACACCTGCTCAACATCGGATTAAGTGATTGGGTGGTAGACAGTTGGGATGAGTACACCGAAAAAGTCGTAGAATTGGCAACAGATCTCCCTGCATTAGCTGAGATCCGAAAATCACTGCGAGACAAAATTAGTAATTCACCGGTTTGTGACGGCAAGCGCTTTGGTGCACATCTCGCTGTAGCATTTCGTGAAATGTGGAAGCAGTGGCTGAGCGGCCAAGACGAAAATATTGAAGAATGGCAAGATCATATCGCAGTAGATGAATTAACAGATGAACAACTTAGCCAATGGACTGATGGTCCATCGGTTACCCCGCTTATTTCAGTAGATGGTCAAGATGATAGCGATGGTATAGATTACCAGGAAGAAGTGGAAACAATAGCTCCAAAAGAAAATGGTCAAGCGGCTAAAAATACAACGGTTCCTGATAAGATTGAGGGTGTTACCAAGGAGTTTGCTAAAAATGGAACAGCTCAAAAAAATGGAAGGCAGACACAAGATTTCTGTATTGAAACCAAAGATGGAGTTTCAATATGTGTGCCTCCCACGTTTGATCTTCTTACTACCTATGTATTATTGGAACAACAAGAGTGGTTTGAAAATGAATTAAATTTTGTGAGTGATTTTTTGCAGCCCGGTATGACGGTTATTGATGCCGGTGCTGCTTTCGGGGTATACGCGCTGCCAATGGCAGAAAAGGTAGGGAGCAAAGGGGCTGTATATGCTTTTGAGCCGGGCGATAAGGCACGAGCACATCTTGACAAAAGTAAGCAGGTGAATGGTTATGATCAGTTAAAAGTGATCGAGCGTGGACTTGCTGATGAGACTGGTGTAGCTAAACTGGAGCAGGCAGAAAGCCCGGAATTTAATACTCTTGATAAAACTGGTGAAGGGATTTCTGTTACTACCTTGGATGCCTGGTGGGATTTCGAAGGTCGGCCGAAAGTGGATCTGTTGAAAGTTGATGTCAATGGCATGGAAACAGAACTCCTGGAAGGAGCAGATACCATGCTTTCAGAGACATCACCAGTTGTCATTATTTCGGTGGGTGAAAATGAGAACACTCTTTCTGCTATTAATCAGAAGTTCGAATCCGAAGGGTACAAGTTATATGAATATATCCCTTCCCCGGGTGTGTTAGTTGATTTTGAGCCTGAGGCGGGTATTGATCCCTATGTAATGAATCTGGTAGCGGTTAAAGAAAATCGCGAAGAAGAACTGGCCAATGGCGGACTGATATTTAATGCTGATATCGAGATTGAAACAGCAGAACAAGTGACATGGGAAGAGCTGCTTTGCGGTATGAAATGGGCGGATGAACAGGTCGCAGATTGGAAAGTTAATACCACAGTCGGTGAACATTCAAAATATGTAAAAGCATTGAATTTGATCTGTACTGCTGAGCAGTTGGAAGAGCTTGAAACATCTTCGCGATCATTGAAGGCAAAAATGCTACTCACGGCTGCAAAACAGTTAATTACGATCTTTAATAATGGAAAAGCCGGCATTGCTACTGCGTTGACATATGTGCGATTGATGAATGGACTTGGAAAACGACACCAGGCTGTAGAGATGATCAAGGAGCTGATGCAGACGCTGAATTCCGGAAATGAGATAACAGTTGAACTCCCGTTTCTACCTCCCCTCCCACAGCAAGATAGTACCAGTATTCAGACAGACTTTGCAAAATGGTTGACGGTCCGCATTGTAGAGGCATGGGCTGTGTTGAAAGATCCTACAACATTTATGAGTGGTGGAAATAAAATGTTGAGTGTACTTGAAGGAAATCCTGAAGTGACTGAGTGGTTTTCATGTCGTTTGGATTTATTAGCCTTGAAAAAAGGTGATGCGTTAACTAACAATCAAAAAGAAAGGTTCAAAAATAGTTTTGGTATTAATGTAGAAGTCCTGTTGGACAACGTCACAAAACAGAGTGACGAAACAGATAGCCTAGTAGTTAAAGAACAACAACCTCGAGATAATAAGGATAATCAAGGTAAGCTAATACCTGAGGAATTTTGGCAGGCACCGCTCAGTAACAAAAAAGGGAAATGGGCAATAGATATAGCCGCCCAAATAGATGGTGGGGAATTTGCGCGACATATAGATGCAATAGTTGAAGAGTGTCAGGCAAAGATAGATCAGGATGGAACGAATAGTATGGCCTTTTTTCTCATGGTTAAGGCGCTATTGGCTTCCGATTCTGATCTGTCTGAGCCTATTGATGAAGCGTTAAGGGCTCACTTAGAAAAAAGAAGCTGGGAGCATAAAAAGGCTCTTTATGCCTATTTCTATGATTCTGTAGAAATAAATAGTAAGGTCATTTCTCCTGAACTGTCAGTAATTGTTGTCAGCAATAATGGCAATGATGAAGTTATAAAAAATCTTGAAGAAATCGATCGACAGAGTGATAAGCAGACAGAAGTTATTTTTGTAAATAATGGCCTTGAGAAAGAGAAAGCAGCAGCTATTGCCGACTATGTGGACTTAGTCATCCATTTGAAGCAAAATGCCGGAGCTTGCATGGCGCGAAATTTCGGTGCCCTGTTTTCTAAGGGAGATCTCTTCATGTTTGTGGATGATGACGGCATTCCTGAAGAAGGTATGTTGCAAGCCCATAAAGATATTCATGCAGACCACGATCTGTATGTGGCACGAGGGGTGTATCAACCAAAAACAAAAGGCAGCGAAATTCCCTGTCACTATTATTTAGGGCCAGATGCAAAGTCTGCGGTATGTTTCTTAGAGGGTAATACTTCTTTTTCGCCGGCTGCATTTTTTGACGTAGGGGGATGGAACGACAGCCTGTTGGTTTACCATGAAGGTATGGAATTGAGCTATCGTTATGCCCAAAAAGGTTATGAGAAAGAAAAGCTTATCTATTTTCCGGATGCGGTATTGCGACATGATTATATAAAGTCACCCAAAAGCCAAGATAGGAAAGGGAAATTACTGAGTGTTTCAAAAAAGTTAATCGATGGCATGTATCCCAACATTGATAGTGTTATCCACAACTGGCCGGAAGTTTCTATGGAGACTTATGATAGCAAGTTAAAAAAGGAGGATAAGCCGAAATATAGGAATCTGGAAAAGGTAATCTATTTGGCGCCCGGAAATTCAGACATGGCCTATGGATTACATAACAAAAGGGCATCAATGCTGGCAGGGGAAACTCGTAAAGAGGGCATTTCTGCAGACATTTTATACCTCACCGATCAGGATTTCTTGAAACGCATTGTTGAAGTAAGTGAAAAAGACGGGTATGCGGTACATGCCGGTACGATGGGATATCCTTCGTGGGTAGAAATTGACCGCGTACAAAGTGCCAATCTATTTGACCTGTTGGATATTAAAGTATTTGCCACATTGGGTGATCATTTGTTTGCCGATTTTATGTGGCAGCGACTCAAGAAGATGGGATCGAAAACGATCTTTTATGCTCAGGAACAGTCTATGCTCAACGAGCTAGAGGTGCTGGGGCCTGGAGGAAATGAGTCATTTCTGATGGATTACTTCCCTGCTATTACCGAGATCGACGAGAAGAAAGCAGGGATGAGAATGGAAGACCGAGAAATAGATATCCTGGTTCCCTGGTCGTTAAATGGCAATTATGCCAATACTCAGATGGTAAAGCAGGCTTTGTCTAAGATAGGAGGCAATTTTGCATTGGTGGGGAAACTACTGTTGAAAAAGATGAAAGGTGTCTATGATGTTTCTGTGCTTTCTGTTTTCCAAGAATGTTATGAGGAGGTTGTTGGCAGTAAACACTCTTTCAAAAAAGGAAAAACCCAAGCTGATTATCAATGGATGAAAGTTTTACATACCGTAGATCAGCATGTGCGCCATTGGCGACGATTCGAAATTTTAAAACAGCTTGCGGGCTTGCCCAATCAATATAGCATTTGTATTACGGCCGATCAGGATCAGGTCAAAGGATATAAGAAAATATACAATAACAAGAATATTACCTGGCAGGGGCGGGTGACTACTCAACATCTAGACAGATTGTATTCCATTTCAAAAGTGGTTCTAAATAGTAATCCTACGTATCCCGATTACCTGCATGGGCGGGTTAAAAACAGTATGAAATGGGGATGTTGTCTTATTACTGACCAGATACCCGGTCTCTCCAAGAGATTTAATCACGGAGAACACCTGTTGTTTTTGGATGATAAAACTGATTTAGCAACCCTGATAAAGGAGAATAGTAAGGCCTTACAGGATATTGCTGATCAGGGTAAAAAGATCATGGATAGCACGTATACCATGGATGATTTTAGCAAAGCATTGTTAAAAGAGATGGATCAACGAATATAA
- the fliD gene encoding flagellar filament capping protein FliD, whose protein sequence is MQSISALLNQANPYEKFVQQLVQLESQKKFKLQVEKSDISDQKSALGQVSSVVSSFTNKIEELDSKTENHFSPLQSSVTDESVIRVDSISGLTQENDYDITVNQKAKKDIMLSNVMDGAGTTLVGDGDGSVDITIGDKTETISVSVTNDDGTDKTDKEILESFSTEINNLLGEESDSDVFQVDSNGNVQLSIKSAETGYDERVQFANATGALSTVTTNMTHNTTPTNLDAEFTIDGINFTRGHNKIDDAISGMTFTILDEPGTKEQISITKDLDSAKDNIESFITKFNEMNSKIRNKTFINGETGNKGPLQSMRSIRNLSINLRQLALGDMGSAAAGEHDNLADIGIGFGKDGTMKIEDSSMLEDALNNRADEVKNLFTADDSPVQQMYNRADTYTQTGGIISSLEGGLDQKIDFLENRIESEEKYLKKYEERQRQEFAELQQMQMEGQRQLSQVMNQQSSLGLTASL, encoded by the coding sequence ATGCAATCAATAAGCGCTTTATTAAACCAAGCAAACCCTTACGAGAAGTTTGTTCAACAGCTGGTACAGCTTGAAAGCCAAAAGAAGTTCAAGCTTCAGGTCGAAAAAAGTGATATCAGCGATCAAAAATCTGCTTTGGGACAGGTAAGTTCTGTTGTATCCAGCTTTACCAATAAAATTGAAGAGTTGGATAGTAAAACAGAAAATCATTTTAGCCCTCTTCAATCATCAGTTACAGATGAAAGCGTAATACGGGTTGATTCTATTTCAGGTTTGACTCAAGAAAATGATTACGATATCACAGTAAACCAGAAAGCAAAAAAAGATATTATGCTTTCTAATGTGATGGACGGTGCCGGAACCACCCTGGTAGGAGATGGTGATGGGTCGGTAGATATAACTATCGGTGATAAAACAGAAACTATTTCTGTCTCAGTCACTAACGATGATGGTACCGATAAGACTGATAAAGAAATTCTTGAATCTTTCTCTACCGAAATTAATAACCTGTTGGGAGAAGAGTCAGATAGTGACGTCTTTCAGGTTGACAGTAATGGTAATGTGCAACTCTCTATCAAAAGTGCAGAAACAGGATATGATGAGCGTGTACAATTTGCTAATGCTACCGGTGCACTATCTACGGTAACTACCAATATGACCCATAATACAACGCCCACTAACCTTGATGCTGAGTTTACCATCGATGGGATCAATTTTACCCGGGGTCACAACAAGATTGATGATGCTATTTCGGGAATGACCTTTACCATCTTGGATGAACCCGGAACAAAAGAACAGATTTCAATAACGAAAGATCTGGATTCTGCTAAAGACAATATTGAGAGTTTCATTACCAAGTTTAATGAAATGAATAGTAAAATCCGGAATAAGACTTTTATTAACGGCGAAACCGGAAATAAAGGTCCATTACAGAGTATGCGATCTATTCGAAACCTAAGTATTAATCTCCGGCAACTTGCTTTAGGAGATATGGGATCTGCAGCCGCCGGTGAGCATGATAATCTCGCAGATATTGGCATTGGTTTTGGTAAAGACGGAACTATGAAAATTGAAGATAGCAGCATGTTAGAAGATGCTTTAAATAACAGGGCTGATGAAGTAAAAAACCTCTTTACTGCTGATGATTCGCCGGTTCAACAAATGTATAACAGAGCTGATACCTATACGCAAACAGGAGGTATCATTTCATCACTCGAAGGCGGCCTGGACCAAAAGATCGATTTTCTTGAGAACCGCATCGAATCGGAAGAAAAATACTTGAAGAAATACGAAGAACGTCAACGGCAAGAGTTTGCCGAACTCCAACAGATGCAAATGGAAGGGCAGCGCCAATTAAGCCAAGTAATGAACCAACAATCTTCACTGGGTTTAACAGCTAGTTTATAA
- a CDS encoding flagellar protein FliS, which yields MQNPQKVYERQAVLNASPLRLVVKLYDLVLQATYRKDGERAKEVLSTLIESLNFDHEPADELFELYRYCQDLARQEEFTEIREILEPLRDAWDTAANDEQADPKNANA from the coding sequence ATGCAAAACCCACAGAAAGTATATGAGCGACAAGCAGTTCTAAATGCCTCCCCTCTAAGGTTGGTGGTAAAATTGTATGACTTAGTACTGCAAGCTACATATCGGAAAGATGGAGAACGTGCCAAAGAAGTACTTTCAACACTTATTGAAAGCTTAAACTTTGACCATGAACCAGCCGATGAACTTTTTGAACTTTACAGGTACTGCCAAGATTTGGCACGACAAGAAGAGTTTACAGAAATAAGAGAAATATTGGAACCTCTACGAGATGCTTGGGACACTGCTGCCAATGATGAGCAGGCGGATCCCAAAAATGCAAATGCCTAG